Proteins from a genomic interval of Medicago truncatula cultivar Jemalong A17 chromosome 3, MtrunA17r5.0-ANR, whole genome shotgun sequence:
- the LOC25489009 gene encoding uncharacterized protein translates to MAGAQFLTLLHSSSRSSLLKPSRPFFYNSIKNYGQEVKEKESHLIKERAPSTAEEFQRVAEEKSNGTQKEVKSQTADKAIDAAQEATKGNSRIENVKNKYKEH, encoded by the exons ATGGCCGGTGCCCAATTCCTCACTCTTCTTCACTCATCTTCAAGATCTTCTTTGCTCAAACCCTCTAGACCATTCTTCTACAACTCCATCAAG AATTATGGACAAgaagtgaaggaaaaagagagtCATTTGATAAAAGAGAGAGCACCATCTACAGCTGAAGAATTTCAGAGAGTGGCAGAGGAGAAATCCAATGGAACACAAAAAGAAGTGAAAAGTCAAACAGCTGATAAAGCAATTGATGCTGCTCAAGAAGCTACTAAGGGTAATTCAAGGATTGAAAATGTTAAGAACAAGTACAAGGAGCATTGA